The following is a genomic window from Sphingobacterium spiritivorum.
CGGACGATTGACGAAGGTGGTATGGATGAAAAGTCGGGTATGAATTTCTCGGAATATGTAGCTATCCTTATGGGCAATACCGACCTTTTGGACAAAGCTAAAATAGAGAAACAGATTGCCGGATTGGAAAGCGAAAGGCAATCGTTCAATCGTTCAAAATCAAGTGCCAAGTACAAACTGGAAGATTATGAGGCAGAACTTGGAAAAGCCCAATCCCGCTATGACCGTATGAGCCTTGATTGGAATAATTTGCAGGGACGTATCCAAAAAAACACTGACGGTTCCGTTGCCAACCTTATTAAATTAGACGTTTTGTCGACCAATGCGGATATAAAACAAATCGGTGCAAAGCTCAATCAGCTTGCCGACAAATCCCGAACGGGTGGGGATTATGAAGAAATCGGTAATCTGTATGGCTTTCAACTTTTGGTAAAAACGGAAATGTCACAAAAAGAGGGGGTGGATATTCGTGTAAACCGTTTTTTTATTCAAGGTGAGGGTACTATCAAATATACATTCAACAATGGTGTAATGGCAAAAGATCCCGAAACAGCTTCACTAAATTTTATTAAAGCATTGGAAAAGCTGCCCACCTATATCAGAAAAGAACAGGAGAATATGGCAGATTTCCAAAAAAACATTCCAATACTTAAGCAAGTAATCAATGGTACGTGGACAAAAGAAAACCGACTTAGCGAACTCAAAACGGAGTTGGCGGCAATTGAGCGGAAAATACAGTTATCTAACACTCCGGAACCAATAGAAAAGTCTACAGAACAAGTCGAAAAGCAGCAAGAAAATCCAAAGGCTATGGAAAGCGTAGTACCGACAAAAAGTATTTATATGTCACGGGGAGTATTGTAAAAACATTTACCCATTCATACATTTTCCTAATCACAACATCTCAGGTTCGTTCAATTTATTTCTGGACTGTGATTCATTTCAAAATTGATGAATAAATAGTAGCATAAACCACTACATTACAGAAATAATCTTACACCCACATATCTTATCTGTAGCTCGTTTTGAATCCAAAAAATCAAACAAATTGAATTGTATGTTGTTCTGTCTATGTGTTCTATCAAAAAAAGTCTTTAACATTTCATTATTAAAAGAGAAAAGGAAATTGATAATAATAATATACATCTATGAAATTAGCGATAAAAATAATGGCAATAGCAGGAATACTGTTATTTATCCAAGCGTGCGATAAGGACGATATCAACAAAATCAAAATCCAGAATCACGATGACAATGAAATGATGACTATCATGCACAACATGATGGATGAGATGATGGCCATGCAAATGCCCCCCGACCCTGATAATGCTTTTGCTCTGATGATGCGAATGCATCATCAGGGAGCGATCGACATGGCAAATAAGGAACTGCAATCCGGCGATGATGCGCAAATGAGGGAGATGGCCCAGAAAATAATTAAAGACCAGAAGGCTGAGATTCAAGAATTAACCACATTTCTCAATGGTCACGTACCGCATCTAAATGTTCCCGAATTTGTTACAGAGCAGATGAAAAATATGGAACGCTCAGGCAGAGTGACAGATCTCCAAATCATTAATGGAGACACGGATCACGATTTTGCCATGTTGATGATTCAGCATCATCAAAATGCAATTGGAAACGCAAAATTGGAACTTATTTACGGACACGAAAGTGCTATGCAGACAATGGCAAAAAATATTATTGAAAAACAGGATCAGGAAATCTCGGAGATTCAAACCTGGTTATTAGCTAATAAGAATAGATAAATAATTTCTCACTTTAAACAATAAAATTATGTCACATCAACAATTTCAAAAATGTATTGACGAATGCTACGCCTGTGCTGTAGCTTGTAACCATTGTGCAGCTTCTTGCTTGCAAGAGGACAATGTAAAAATGATGGCTCGATGTATCCAGCTTGATCTGGAATGTGCAGCCATATGTAGAGCCGCAGCCGAACTCATGAGTTTGGGAAGCCAATATAGCCGTCACCTTTGCAAGCTATGTGCGGAGATTTGTAGAGCGTGTGGAGATGAATGTGCTAAGCATGATATGCAACATTGCAAAGAGTGTGCGGATGCTTGCTACAAATGCGCAGAAGCTTGTGAGCAAATGGCAACGGCGGTATAATCTCATTATTGGTAGAAGTCTAAAAACCTCCAATGAATTCAAACTGGGTAAAGAATTTCAGGACCGTTTCCATTTGTAAACGATAGTTAGGGAAAGAGGAAAATGGACTGGCTCCTTCGCCGAATAATGATCGACGGGAGTGTAAAATAAACTGTGTCAATGGTTGAATTACCGCCCCGCGGGGCGGTAATTCAACCATTTTTCTTATTGCAAATCTAACACCATTCTTCCCGGAAACCAAATTGCTAATTTCTGTGCTGTTGTTCCCCAATTGGCTAGTGGCATCGTCCATTTCTTCTTAATGTTGTTATGTGCTAAATAAATCAATTTCAATAACGCTATATCGGAGGTGAATGCACCTTTAGTTTTGGTGACCTTACGCACTTGGCGATGAAATCCTTCGATCGTGTTAGTCGTGTATATCAACTTTCGGATGGATTTATCGTATCGGAAATAGGTGGTCAGACGATCCCAGTTGCGTCGCCAGGATTCAATGACCACAGGATACTTTTCACCCCATTTATCCTGAAGTTCATCCATCCGAAGCTCGGCTAGATCCAACGTATCGGCCCTATATACGGGTTTTAGATCGTTCATGAACTCCTTTTGATCCTTACTGGCTACATACTTTAGGCTGTTTCGGATTTGATGTACTACACAGGTCTGTACTTCGGTGTCGGGAAAAACACTCTGTATCGCTTCGGAAAACCCTTTTAAATTATCGATACAAGCAATTAAGATATCCTCTACGCCTCGATTTTGTAAATCAGTCAATACGCTCAACCAAAAGTTAGCTCCCTCATTCTCCGAAACATACATCCCTAACAGATGCTTATGTCCATTTCGATCAATGCCAAGAATATTGTATACTGCCCGCGAAACAAACCGATGGTCTTCTTTTACTTTGTAGTGCATGGCGTCCATCCAAACAATCGTATAAAGCGAGTCTAGACTTCTTGATTGCCACTCCTTGACCTGGGGAATGATCTTATCGGTAATCGAAGAAAGCTAAAATCGTCTCACGTTTCTTAATAAGCTGGGGTTCGAAGTTAGACCGACGGTCACGCGGAGTATCGATCTCGATAGTGCCATCTGAGGTGCGAATCTGCTTGCTGGACTTGCCGTTACGACGATTACCACAAGAGCGTTCAGCTTCATCCAGATGGCTCTCAATCTCAGCTTCTAGCGCTGCTTCTAAAAACTTTTTCATTAAAGGAGCAAAAGCTCCGTTCTTGCCATAAAGTGATTCACCACTACGTAACTGTTCTAGGGCCAGGTCCTTCATGGACTCAAAATCAAAATCGCTTTCCTTAATACTCATAATTACTATGTCAAAAATAATACTTCTGTTTATTATCCTTGACACAGTTTATTTTACAGTCTCTGATCGACAAAATCGTCTTTTGATTTTATATTTCGTCCTGTTCTTCCATTTTTTTAATCAAAGCATCACGTAAGCTGTCAAGGAATTTCGTTCGGTTCAGCTTTCTTGCTTTGAGTTCCAAAAATGTATGGTAAAAATCGCCCAAATCAACATTAAAACTGTTTTCAAAAAATCTGACTATGGTTATAATATCTGTATTCCCATTATTGAAGACGGCTTGAGAATGCAGTCCGTAAATCAATTCCGTTAAAGCCGCTTTGCTTCCCGTCCAACTTAATGTTGGTAGGTCTATTGATTTATCTTTATAGATTATGTTGTGAAGTTGGTCTTCAAGATAAACTTGAATCAGGTCATTGGCAATTATTTTTGCCGCCTTATAATCGTGGGATGTAGAAAACCGGTGGTCGGTTTCAAAATAAACCGTGTCCAAACTTAACTTTATATCGTGTTTGCCCCGAACAAATAACTTTTCATCTACAAATGAACTGCCTGTTCGGTAATATTTATAGAATTCAAGGTTACTCTCAAAATACCGTTTGAGTTTCCTTAGCTCACCATTAATGTATTTCCTAATAGCTTTTATATCATTAGGTTTTTTTGTCTCTATTTTATAGATAGCGTTATAGTAAATGAGTTTTGCAACAATGACTGGTTTTTGATATTTGAAAAAGTGGATCTCTTCATTTATACTATCAAAGCCATTTTTTAGTGTATATTCCTTTATTTCGGAAAGTCTCGATAATATCAACTCGATAATAACTTCATACAAAGCTATGGAACCATCCAGTTCAAGAGACACCTCTTTTATTTCATCTTCTAGTTTCTTTATTATTTCCTCGTAATAATTGCTCATTAAGTAACATTTTTAATTCATCAAAAGAGGTCGGATTCTAAATCCGACCTCATAGAAAGTCAAACTTAATAGGACAAATTCAATCCGAACCCCCAGCCCATATCGCTGTCATAATGGGTAGTAGCGGCAATGTTTCTGGTCAAAATGTATTTTAGACCACCCATATACTCTTTGTCTGTATTTACCATAAATGCCCCTCTCAATCTTGCAGTCAAAGGGATATCCTCCCTTGCTAATTGGAGGCGGACAATACCGTCTGAATATACCTCAGCTTGAAAATCGACCAGCATAGGTAAAGTGTAAACGAAACCTGCACTTAGTTTGGCTCTTTTATTTTTCGTGTTTTTCTGCCCGAACATATTCTTTTCGATCTCATGGCTGCCAAATTCCCGATATCTCCAATCGAAGCCTACGAAAGGCAGAAACCACTGCATTTTTCCGATATATCGACCGAAGTGCGTTTCAGTTTCATATCCATGGCGATTATTATAACCTAATCTCCATTCGGTACTAAGTTTCCAGCGTGTATTTTGAAGCATTGCCTGCCCGTCGTTACCATTTGTAGCAAAGTCGTTCTCAGCCATAAAATGCCATCCATTGCTCTCTTTTTGCAGTTTTTTATATGCTTTTTCTTTGTTAGGCAGATTTGGGTTTTGATAATCACCTACTGCAAAAACCCGGTTCATACCTGCCATCATATGATACATAATATGACAATGGAAGAACCAGTCACCCTCGGTATTGGCGGCAAATTCAATGATATTCGTCTCCATAGGCATGATGTCAATGACATTCTTTAGCGGGGACTGTATTCCATTACTATTTAGGACACGGAAATCAAATCCGTGGAGATGCATTGGATGCCGCATCATGGAGTTGTTGAACAGTTTAATCCTGAGAATTTCTCCTTTCTTGACAGGAATCTTATCCACTTCGGAAAGAACCTTGTTATCCATGCTCCAGACATACCTATTCATGTTCCCTGTGAGCGTAAAGGTCACTTCTTTTACCGGTTGATCTTTTGACAGTTCGGTATTGTACGGTGATTTAAGCATGTCGTAATTTAAGGTAACGATGTCATAACTTGACATATCATGGGCTGAGTGATCCATTGAGGAGTACATATCCATTTTACCCATCGCTTTATTACCATTTTTATCACCTGTGATCTCGGGATACATTACCGAATTCATGTCCATCTTTTGGAGACTCATTTTCATCCCCATGTCCTTCATGTCCCCGTTCATTTTCATCATATCGTTCATCATCTTCATGCCCTCAAAGTATTTAAGTTTCGGAAGTGGGGGATGTGGTACTTTCCTTCCTTCGCCGATATAAATCGATGCAGATTCGGTGCGATCCTCAGGGGTAACCAATAACTCATAGGAATTATTTGGCTCAGGAATGGTAACGATGATATCGTAAGTTTCCGAAACCCCCTACGATCAGCCTATCCACTTCAACCGGTTCGACATC
Proteins encoded in this region:
- a CDS encoding RteC domain-containing protein, translating into MSNYYEEIIKKLEDEIKEVSLELDGSIALYEVIIELILSRLSEIKEYTLKNGFDSINEEIHFFKYQKPVIVAKLIYYNAIYKIETKKPNDIKAIRKYINGELRKLKRYFESNLEFYKYYRTGSSFVDEKLFVRGKHDIKLSLDTVYFETDHRFSTSHDYKAAKIIANDLIQVYLEDQLHNIIYKDKSIDLPTLSWTGSKAALTELIYGLHSQAVFNNGNTDIITIVRFFENSFNVDLGDFYHTFLELKARKLNRTKFLDSLRDALIKKMEEQDEI
- a CDS encoding DUF305 domain-containing protein — translated: MKLAIKIMAIAGILLFIQACDKDDINKIKIQNHDDNEMMTIMHNMMDEMMAMQMPPDPDNAFALMMRMHHQGAIDMANKELQSGDDAQMREMAQKIIKDQKAEIQELTTFLNGHVPHLNVPEFVTEQMKNMERSGRVTDLQIINGDTDHDFAMLMIQHHQNAIGNAKLELIYGHESAMQTMAKNIIEKQDQEISEIQTWLLANKNR
- a CDS encoding four-helix bundle copper-binding protein, with amino-acid sequence MSLGSQYSRHLCKLCAEICRACGDECAKHDMQHCKECADACYKCAEACEQMATAV